In Desulfofundulus luciae, a single genomic region encodes these proteins:
- a CDS encoding YceD family protein: MRIDVADLKRSPGESIKVELSSPLPGLEFHGDRLSFDGPARAFLEISNTGKALLVKGEVKGTLEVRCARCLEPFRLPVEATLSEVYYPADSEEVVVADPAKEEYQEWVPFSGDVLDITPEVLKSILLVLPMRFLCDEGCRGLCPWCGQNLNMAPCACSGEDVDPRLMILKDIFKDSNR; the protein is encoded by the coding sequence ATGCGTATTGATGTGGCGGACTTAAAAAGAAGCCCCGGGGAAAGCATAAAGGTGGAACTTTCTTCTCCATTGCCGGGACTGGAATTCCACGGGGACAGGTTGAGCTTTGACGGTCCCGCCCGGGCGTTCCTGGAGATCAGTAATACCGGGAAAGCCCTTTTAGTGAAGGGGGAGGTCAAGGGTACCCTGGAAGTCCGTTGTGCCCGCTGTTTGGAGCCTTTTCGCTTGCCGGTGGAGGCCACGCTGAGCGAGGTATACTATCCTGCGGACAGTGAAGAGGTGGTTGTTGCAGATCCGGCTAAAGAAGAGTACCAGGAATGGGTCCCTTTTTCCGGCGATGTCCTGGATATTACGCCGGAAGTGCTTAAGAGTATTTTGCTGGTATTGCCCATGCGTTTCCTCTGTGATGAGGGTTGCCGCGGTCTCTGTCCCTGGTGTGGCCAGAACCTGAACATGGCACCCTGTGCCTGTTCCGGGGAAGATGTGGACCCGCGCCTGATGATACTCAAGGACATATTTAAGGACAGCAACCGGTAA
- a CDS encoding tRNA lysidine(34) synthetase, with protein sequence MSKEFQRYVVTRVKRAIVDYGMIADGDRVAVGLSGGKDSSVLLHILNLVRRVAPIKFSLHGIYVDPGWDMEVNVLREFCEREEVPFYYKPTNIAEVVFDIRQEKNPCALCANLRRGALNNTARDLGCNKVALGHHLDDVIETFFMSLFYTGQFRTFSPITYLSRSDVTMIRPLIYLTQEQVREMARQKNLPILENPCPVNGRTKRQEMREFVANLLTRYPELHLRFLNALKTADLRNLWPVTK encoded by the coding sequence TTGAGCAAAGAGTTTCAGCGGTATGTAGTAACCCGGGTAAAGCGGGCCATTGTTGATTACGGCATGATTGCAGACGGGGACCGGGTGGCGGTAGGGCTTTCCGGGGGCAAGGACAGCAGCGTGCTATTGCACATCCTGAACCTTGTCCGGCGGGTGGCACCCATTAAATTTTCCCTGCACGGCATTTATGTGGACCCCGGATGGGACATGGAAGTAAACGTGTTAAGGGAGTTTTGTGAGCGCGAAGAGGTTCCTTTTTACTATAAACCCACCAACATTGCCGAAGTAGTTTTCGATATCCGGCAGGAGAAAAATCCCTGTGCCCTGTGTGCCAACCTGCGCCGGGGGGCTTTGAACAATACCGCCCGGGACCTGGGATGTAACAAAGTGGCCCTGGGACATCACCTGGATGATGTGATTGAAACCTTTTTCATGAGCCTTTTTTACACCGGGCAGTTTCGTACTTTTTCTCCCATTACTTATTTAAGCCGCAGCGATGTCACCATGATCCGTCCGTTAATTTATTTGACCCAGGAGCAGGTGCGGGAGATGGCGCGGCAAAAAAACCTCCCCATACTGGAAAATCCCTGTCCCGTTAACGGCAGGACCAAGCGGCAGGAAATGAGGGAGTTCGTGGCAAATCTACTTACCAGATATCCCGAATTACACCTGCGCTTTCTCAACGCTCTTAAGACGGCAGATTTACGCAACCTGTGGCCGGTAACAAAGTAA
- a CDS encoding selenium metabolism-associated LysR family transcriptional regulator — MNIKQLEAFLLVAELRNFTKTAGQLGMSQPAVSFQIKALEEELGVTLLERNEKKVLLTEAGRLLYPEIKQMVRHYRKIRAMVNELQGLKSGHLMLGATSMPAECLLPIFIGGFREQYPGVRVSLQVGNSAAVARWLQDREIDIGVLGTAMGGESIEYHPWLEDELIFIVPSWHPWAGNNISLEELTREPLIIREAGSGTRQALEVKLAEHNINVEHFPSILELGSSQSMVQAVRAGLGIAAVSRRAAHDALEAGKVARVIIPGLQIRYYLYLAWPRQVSNGLSAAIFKSFLMDRELCRRLLGKTG, encoded by the coding sequence ATGAACATAAAACAGTTGGAAGCCTTTTTGCTGGTCGCTGAGCTGCGTAATTTTACCAAAACCGCCGGACAACTGGGGATGAGCCAGCCGGCGGTAAGCTTTCAGATTAAAGCGCTGGAGGAAGAGCTGGGCGTCACCCTTCTGGAGCGCAATGAAAAAAAGGTGCTGCTTACCGAGGCCGGACGGCTTCTCTACCCGGAAATCAAGCAAATGGTACGCCATTACCGGAAAATCCGGGCCATGGTCAATGAACTCCAGGGTTTGAAAAGCGGTCATCTCATGCTGGGAGCCACCAGCATGCCTGCCGAATGCCTGCTCCCCATTTTTATCGGCGGTTTCCGGGAGCAGTACCCTGGAGTCCGGGTAAGCCTGCAGGTGGGCAATAGCGCCGCCGTGGCACGCTGGTTACAGGACCGGGAGATCGACATCGGCGTTCTGGGAACGGCGATGGGTGGTGAGAGTATCGAATACCACCCCTGGTTGGAAGACGAATTGATTTTTATCGTTCCCTCCTGGCACCCCTGGGCAGGCAACAATATCTCCCTGGAGGAGTTGACCCGCGAGCCACTGATTATCCGTGAAGCCGGTTCGGGCACCCGGCAGGCCCTGGAGGTCAAACTGGCCGAACACAACATTAACGTGGAGCATTTTCCCAGCATACTTGAACTGGGCAGCAGCCAGTCCATGGTGCAGGCGGTCCGGGCCGGGCTGGGGATAGCCGCGGTTTCCCGCCGTGCGGCCCACGATGCCCTGGAAGCAGGCAAAGTGGCCCGGGTAATTATCCCGGGACTGCAAATCCGTTACTACCTGTACCTGGCCTGGCCCCGGCAGGTCAGCAACGGCCTCTCAGCAGCCATTTTCAAAAGTTTCCTCATGGACCGGGAGCTCTGCCGCCGTTTACTGGGGAAAACGGGCTGA
- a CDS encoding NADH-dependent [FeFe] hydrogenase, group A6, which yields MSLVTLTIDGRQVQVPPGTTILAAARQAGVKIPTLCYLEELNIIGACRLCLVQVEGARALVAACVTQAGEGMVVHTSTPAVRHARRLNLELIMSNHPQECLTCLRNTSCELQQLAAELGVGEIRLQGEMSPYEVDDSSPSIIRDPRKCVLCRRCVSVCEKVQGVSAIAVQERGFDTVVAPAFLAPLGEVNCVNCGQCSLVCPTAAIHERDETDKVWAALADPEKHVVVQTAPAVRVSIGEMFGLEPGSIVTGKLVAALRRLGFDKVFDTDFSADLTIMEEGNELIHRLQNGGRLPLITSCSPGWIKFIEHFYPNLLPNLSTCKSPQQMFGALAKTYYAQKEGIDPARIFVVSIMPCTAKKYEAGRPEMNSSGYRDVDVVLTTRELGRMLKQAGIDFESLPEEDYDAPLGISTGAGVIFGATGGVMEAALRTAYELVTGATLFSLDFEEVRGLEGVKEASVNLAGTELKVAVAHGLGNARKVLDAVVNKEKEYHFIEIMCCPGGCIGGGGQPVPVDNEIRARRIAAIYQVDRQMPLRKSHENPAVQALYREFLGEPLSHKSHELLHTQYTPRERF from the coding sequence ATGTCCCTGGTGACGCTTACTATAGATGGGCGACAGGTTCAGGTGCCGCCCGGCACTACCATTCTGGCGGCGGCCAGGCAGGCTGGGGTAAAAATCCCCACCCTCTGTTACCTGGAGGAGTTGAACATCATCGGTGCCTGCCGCCTGTGCCTGGTGCAGGTAGAGGGAGCCCGCGCGCTGGTGGCCGCCTGTGTCACACAGGCCGGCGAGGGGATGGTGGTTCATACCAGCACACCGGCGGTACGGCACGCGCGCCGGCTTAATCTGGAGCTTATCATGTCCAACCACCCGCAGGAGTGCCTGACCTGTTTGCGCAATACCAGCTGCGAGCTGCAGCAGCTTGCGGCCGAACTGGGAGTGGGAGAAATTCGCCTCCAGGGGGAGATGTCTCCCTACGAGGTGGACGATTCCAGCCCCTCGATAATCCGTGACCCGCGCAAGTGCGTTCTTTGCCGCCGCTGCGTGTCGGTGTGCGAGAAGGTACAGGGGGTCAGCGCCATTGCCGTCCAGGAACGGGGCTTTGATACCGTGGTGGCACCGGCCTTCCTGGCCCCGCTGGGCGAGGTAAACTGTGTCAACTGCGGCCAGTGCTCGCTGGTTTGTCCCACGGCGGCCATTCACGAACGGGATGAAACGGACAAAGTTTGGGCCGCCCTGGCCGACCCGGAAAAGCACGTGGTGGTGCAAACTGCCCCTGCCGTGCGGGTAAGCATCGGCGAGATGTTCGGCCTGGAACCGGGAAGTATCGTTACGGGCAAGCTGGTGGCCGCTTTAAGACGCCTGGGTTTTGATAAGGTCTTTGATACTGATTTTAGCGCTGATTTAACGATTATGGAAGAGGGTAACGAGTTAATTCACCGCCTGCAGAACGGCGGCAGGCTCCCCCTGATTACCTCGTGCAGCCCGGGGTGGATCAAATTTATTGAGCACTTTTACCCCAACCTGCTGCCTAACTTATCAACCTGCAAGTCGCCGCAGCAGATGTTCGGTGCTCTGGCCAAGACCTACTATGCGCAAAAAGAAGGTATCGATCCGGCCAGGATCTTCGTGGTTTCCATCATGCCCTGTACGGCGAAAAAATACGAAGCAGGCCGCCCGGAGATGAACTCCAGCGGCTACCGGGATGTGGACGTGGTGCTCACCACCCGGGAACTGGGCAGGATGCTCAAGCAGGCGGGTATTGATTTCGAGTCCCTTCCCGAGGAAGATTACGACGCACCCCTGGGTATTTCCACCGGAGCGGGAGTCATCTTTGGAGCCACCGGTGGGGTGATGGAAGCGGCCCTGCGCACCGCTTATGAACTGGTCACGGGTGCCACCCTGTTTTCCCTCGACTTTGAGGAGGTCCGCGGGCTTGAAGGGGTGAAGGAAGCTTCCGTCAACCTGGCCGGAACGGAGTTGAAAGTAGCCGTGGCCCACGGGCTCGGCAATGCCCGCAAGGTCCTGGATGCCGTGGTGAACAAGGAAAAGGAGTACCATTTCATCGAAATCATGTGCTGCCCCGGCGGGTGTATCGGCGGCGGCGGCCAGCCCGTCCCCGTGGACAACGAGATCCGGGCCAGGCGTATCGCGGCCATCTACCAGGTCGACCGGCAGATGCCGCTGCGTAAATCCCACGAAAACCCGGCCGTACAGGCCCTGTACAGGGAGTTCCTGGGCGAGCCCTTGAGCCACAAGTCCCACGAGCTTCTGCACACTCAATACACTCCCAGGGAGCGGTTTTAA
- the fapR gene encoding transcription factor FapR, with amino-acid sequence MSRGHTGKLNRQQLVARYLTGNPFLTDEDLAAILGVSVQTIRLDRNELHIPEKRERLEQVARGVYGRLRALSETDLVGELVELNIGRSGVSILTITDEMTLKRTRVARGHYLFAQANSLAVALCDAEVALTGTTKVSFRRPVFCGEKVVARAFVRRKKGNKYMVRVASRVNNEVVLEGKFLIFAIAEEVWRQ; translated from the coding sequence ATGTCCAGAGGTCATACGGGAAAACTGAATCGCCAGCAACTGGTCGCCCGCTATCTCACCGGCAACCCTTTCCTCACCGATGAGGATCTCGCCGCTATCCTCGGGGTCAGCGTGCAGACCATCCGGCTGGATCGTAATGAGTTACATATTCCGGAAAAACGTGAGCGTTTGGAGCAGGTGGCCCGGGGTGTTTACGGCCGGCTCCGGGCTTTAAGTGAGACCGATCTGGTGGGTGAGCTGGTGGAGCTGAACATAGGCAGATCGGGCGTTTCTATACTCACCATCACCGATGAGATGACCCTCAAACGCACCCGCGTGGCCCGGGGACATTATTTGTTTGCCCAGGCCAACTCCCTGGCGGTGGCTTTATGCGATGCCGAGGTGGCCCTAACCGGCACCACCAAGGTGAGTTTCCGCCGGCCGGTGTTTTGCGGGGAAAAGGTGGTAGCCAGGGCGTTTGTAAGGCGCAAAAAGGGCAATAAATATATGGTAAGGGTTGCCTCAAGAGTGAATAATGAGGTAGTACTGGAAGGAAAATTTCTCATCTTCGCCATAGCAGAGGAGGTCTGGCGGCAGTGA
- the rpmF gene encoding 50S ribosomal protein L32, which yields MGVPKRKTSKRRARMRRAHWKIEAPVLVRCSQCRALIVPHRVCPECGYYKAKEVVKVQ from the coding sequence ATGGGTGTTCCGAAAAGGAAAACTTCCAAGCGGCGGGCCAGAATGCGGCGGGCCCACTGGAAGATAGAGGCCCCGGTGCTGGTGCGTTGTTCCCAGTGTCGTGCCCTGATTGTGCCTCACCGGGTTTGCCCGGAATGCGGGTATTACAAGGCAAAAGAAGTGGTGAAAGTTCAGTAG
- the acs gene encoding acetate--CoA ligase alpha subunit has translation MGLLNNFYNPNAVAVVGASKKPGKVGHSIVKNLIESGFPGQIYPVNPREEEIEGLTVYPSVTAIPEQVDLVVVAVPAARTLDVARECGEKGVKNLVVVTAGFKEIGKEGLDLEKELVAICRQYGMRMLGPNCVGMMDTHTPINASFTKTSPLKGDIAFLSQSGATLIAILDWSRSVGLGFSKMVSLGNKGDLSEIDFIAEAAEDPYTRVIACYLEDVTDGSRFLEVVREATRKKPVIILKSGTSQAGAQAASSHTGALAGSDLAYDTAFRQCGVIRARSMTELFELAIAFSRCPVPAGKRVAIVTNSGGPGIVATDNVEARSLTMARFTRETIEELRGGLPAEAALYNPVDVLGDARADRYRFALERVLADPNVDSVVVLMCPTAVAQPLETTQAVIELQKKYPHKPIMGVYLGGESMAEGARLMSEAGMTCFTFPEPAIAAINGLVSYGEFRNAPVGESDLNYSDVDKKAVKAVFYDVMRDNRLVLLGSEAAAVARAYGIPAAPISLATTPEEAVEEAEKMGYPVVLKVASPKILHKTDVGGVKIGLDSPEAVRKGFIEIMENVHRLLPQAVVYGIEVQKMMPRGVELIIGMTRDVQFGPMIACGLGGIYVNLLKDVSFRLAQGLTLREIEAMLSETKAYTLLRGYRGEKPSDLPALVEAIGRTARLVLDFPEINEIDINPVFVYNQGLSALDIKITIS, from the coding sequence GTGGGACTATTGAACAACTTTTACAACCCGAATGCGGTAGCCGTTGTCGGTGCCTCAAAAAAACCCGGTAAAGTGGGCCACTCCATAGTGAAGAACCTGATCGAGTCAGGATTTCCGGGGCAAATTTATCCGGTTAATCCCAGGGAGGAGGAAATTGAGGGTTTAACGGTTTACCCATCGGTTACGGCCATTCCGGAGCAGGTGGACCTGGTCGTTGTAGCCGTTCCCGCGGCCAGAACGCTGGATGTAGCCAGAGAGTGTGGAGAAAAGGGTGTTAAAAACCTGGTAGTGGTCACTGCCGGGTTTAAGGAAATCGGCAAAGAGGGTCTGGATCTGGAAAAAGAGCTGGTGGCCATCTGCCGCCAGTATGGCATGCGTATGCTGGGGCCAAACTGCGTGGGCATGATGGACACCCATACGCCCATCAACGCTTCTTTTACCAAAACTTCCCCCTTGAAAGGCGACATAGCCTTCCTCTCCCAGAGCGGTGCCACCCTGATTGCCATCCTGGACTGGAGCCGCTCCGTTGGTCTTGGTTTCAGCAAGATGGTCAGTCTGGGCAATAAAGGAGATCTTTCGGAAATAGATTTCATTGCCGAAGCTGCCGAGGACCCCTATACCCGTGTAATCGCCTGCTATCTGGAGGATGTGACCGACGGGTCTCGTTTCCTGGAAGTGGTTCGCGAGGCCACCCGTAAAAAACCCGTAATTATTCTCAAGTCCGGTACCAGCCAGGCCGGTGCCCAGGCCGCTTCTTCCCACACCGGTGCCCTGGCCGGTAGTGACCTGGCTTACGACACGGCCTTCCGGCAGTGCGGCGTAATCCGCGCCCGGTCCATGACCGAGCTCTTTGAGCTGGCCATTGCCTTTTCCCGTTGCCCGGTTCCGGCCGGCAAGAGGGTGGCCATTGTGACCAACTCCGGGGGTCCGGGCATTGTGGCCACGGATAATGTGGAAGCCAGGTCCCTGACCATGGCGCGGTTTACCAGGGAAACCATTGAAGAATTGCGCGGGGGGCTACCCGCCGAGGCCGCCCTGTACAACCCGGTGGACGTGCTGGGTGATGCCAGGGCCGACCGTTATCGTTTTGCCCTGGAGAGGGTTCTTGCCGACCCCAATGTGGACAGTGTCGTGGTTTTAATGTGTCCCACTGCCGTGGCCCAGCCCCTGGAAACTACCCAGGCTGTGATTGAGCTGCAAAAGAAATATCCCCACAAGCCAATTATGGGCGTTTACCTGGGCGGCGAATCCATGGCCGAAGGGGCACGGCTCATGTCCGAAGCCGGCATGACCTGTTTTACTTTCCCCGAACCGGCTATTGCAGCGATCAACGGATTGGTTAGTTACGGTGAATTTCGCAATGCTCCCGTAGGGGAAAGTGATCTGAACTATTCCGATGTGGACAAAAAAGCGGTCAAGGCCGTTTTTTACGATGTCATGCGGGATAACCGCCTGGTACTGCTGGGCAGCGAAGCGGCAGCCGTTGCCAGGGCGTACGGTATTCCGGCCGCTCCCATTTCCCTGGCCACCACCCCCGAGGAGGCGGTGGAGGAAGCCGAAAAGATGGGCTACCCGGTGGTGCTCAAGGTAGCCTCTCCCAAGATCCTGCACAAGACCGATGTGGGGGGCGTAAAAATCGGCCTTGATTCTCCTGAAGCAGTACGCAAAGGTTTCATCGAGATTATGGAGAACGTCCATCGCCTGCTGCCCCAGGCTGTGGTCTACGGCATAGAAGTACAGAAAATGATGCCCAGGGGCGTGGAGCTGATCATCGGCATGACCAGGGATGTCCAGTTTGGCCCCATGATTGCCTGCGGTCTGGGCGGTATTTACGTCAACCTGCTTAAAGATGTTTCCTTCCGTTTGGCCCAGGGGCTCACCCTGCGGGAGATTGAGGCCATGCTTTCTGAAACCAAGGCCTATACCCTCTTGCGGGGTTACCGGGGCGAGAAGCCGTCCGATCTGCCAGCGCTGGTGGAAGCCATCGGACGCACGGCCCGGCTGGTGCTGGATTTCCCGGAGATCAATGAAATCGATATTAACCCTGTCTTTGTCTATAACCAGGGCTTAAGTGCCCTTGATATCAAAATTACCATATCGTGA
- a CDS encoding phosphotransacetylase family protein, translating into MRNLYIMGTPASGKTALALGLAQKLQKEGFRVAYFKPIGSPSRGAERVDEDAVLMREVLGMGVPLELIVPLIVGPSYLSGNGCKDALSRVREAYEQVSAGADVVIIGGAAYPYAYAACGLDDITLARQLDAQVLLVLNIENDFGFDQALFFNRSLTAVGVNLLGDIFNNIPRPLLAKIEGIYRPILAENGYRTLGVIPRRPEIASPTVEEFYEVLGGEIVTGSENLKRLVEDVVVGAMTAESALSYFRRTADKAVILGGDRADVALAALETSTSVLILTGGLYPDVKVIARAQEKGVPLILVHYDTYTTIEKISQLSRRLKPGDTTGIKVALENVEQYCQWEAIVEALR; encoded by the coding sequence ATGAGAAATCTGTACATTATGGGCACTCCAGCTAGCGGTAAAACGGCCCTTGCCCTGGGCCTGGCTCAAAAATTGCAGAAAGAAGGGTTTCGGGTCGCCTACTTTAAACCCATCGGGAGCCCTTCCCGGGGAGCGGAACGGGTGGATGAAGATGCCGTTTTAATGCGGGAAGTACTGGGAATGGGCGTGCCCCTGGAACTAATAGTTCCCCTGATTGTCGGACCGTCCTACCTGTCCGGAAACGGTTGTAAAGACGCCCTTTCCAGGGTTCGCGAGGCTTACGAACAAGTTTCAGCAGGCGCCGATGTGGTGATTATCGGCGGGGCGGCCTACCCCTACGCTTACGCCGCCTGCGGGCTGGACGATATTACCCTGGCCAGACAACTGGACGCTCAGGTATTGCTGGTGTTAAACATTGAAAATGATTTTGGCTTTGACCAGGCCCTGTTCTTTAACCGCAGCCTTACCGCGGTGGGGGTAAATCTGCTGGGCGATATTTTCAATAATATTCCCCGTCCCCTTTTGGCCAAGATCGAAGGGATCTACCGGCCCATTTTAGCAGAAAACGGTTACCGCACTCTGGGTGTGATCCCGCGCCGTCCGGAAATTGCTTCCCCTACCGTGGAAGAATTCTATGAAGTTCTTGGCGGAGAAATAGTGACCGGCAGCGAGAATCTCAAGCGCCTGGTGGAAGATGTGGTGGTCGGCGCCATGACCGCCGAGAGCGCCCTGAGCTATTTCCGCCGCACTGCCGATAAGGCGGTGATTCTGGGTGGCGACCGGGCCGATGTTGCCCTGGCCGCCCTGGAGACCAGTACCTCGGTGCTCATCCTGACCGGCGGCCTTTATCCCGACGTGAAGGTAATTGCCCGGGCGCAGGAAAAGGGAGTACCCCTGATCCTGGTTCATTACGATACCTATACTACCATCGAGAAGATCAGCCAGTTGTCCCGCCGTTTAAAACCGGGCGATACCACCGGAATTAAAGTAGCCCTGGAAAACGTGGAACAGTATTGCCAGTGGGAGGCCATTGTGGAGGCATTGCGCTAA
- the nuoF gene encoding NADH-quinone oxidoreductase subunit NuoF gives MELYRAHVLVCAGAGCISSGCQAVKSALEESIDRLGLKREVKVVETGCMGPCDLGPVIVVYPEGVFYRQLKPADAVEIAEEHLLKGRVVERLLYKAPENGKTAVTSDQIDFFKKQTRIALRNTGIINPESVEEYIARDGYRALGKVLTTMTPQEVIECIKKSGLRGRGGAGFPTGLKWEFSAKAPGKPRYVVCNADEGDPGAFMDRSILEGDPHSVLEAMAICGYAIGSNQGYVYVRAEYPLAVQRLSLAIEKAREYGLLGENIFGTGFSFDVEIRVGAGAFVCGEETALLASIEGRRGEPRPRPPFPAQEGLWGKPTVINNVETWANIPPIILKGPEWFASIGTEKSKGTKVFALAGKVNNTGLVEVPMGTTLREIIFDIGGGIPGGKQFKAAQTGGPSGGCIPARYLDVPVDYESLTRLGAIMGSGGLIIMDEDTCMVDLARFFLEFVQDESCGKCSPCRIGTKRMLEIVERITRGEGRDGDIELLEELGHGIKSSALCGLGQTAPNPVLSTIRHFRDEYEAHIYHKKCPAGVCRALMVYAIDEEKCNGCGRCALVCPAGAVYGEKKKPHRIDLEKCLRCGTCMEKCKFGAIYTI, from the coding sequence ATGGAACTTTACAGGGCTCATGTTCTGGTCTGTGCCGGGGCCGGGTGTATTTCCTCGGGGTGCCAGGCAGTAAAATCTGCCCTGGAAGAGAGCATAGACAGGCTGGGTTTAAAGCGCGAAGTGAAGGTGGTTGAAACCGGCTGTATGGGTCCCTGCGACCTGGGCCCGGTAATTGTGGTTTATCCCGAGGGAGTGTTTTACCGCCAGTTAAAACCCGCGGATGCAGTGGAAATCGCCGAAGAACATTTGTTAAAGGGGCGGGTAGTGGAGCGCCTGCTGTACAAGGCGCCCGAAAACGGCAAGACGGCGGTGACCTCCGATCAGATAGATTTCTTTAAAAAGCAGACCCGCATTGCCCTGCGCAACACGGGAATCATCAACCCTGAATCGGTGGAAGAATACATTGCCCGGGACGGGTACCGGGCTCTGGGCAAAGTGCTTACCACCATGACCCCGCAAGAAGTCATCGAGTGCATCAAAAAATCCGGCTTGCGGGGGCGGGGCGGCGCAGGATTTCCCACCGGCTTGAAGTGGGAGTTTTCGGCCAAAGCACCGGGGAAGCCCAGGTACGTGGTCTGCAACGCCGACGAGGGCGATCCGGGCGCCTTTATGGATAGAAGTATTCTCGAAGGGGACCCCCATAGCGTGCTGGAAGCCATGGCCATTTGCGGTTACGCCATCGGCTCCAACCAGGGTTATGTCTATGTCCGGGCCGAATACCCCCTGGCGGTGCAAAGATTGAGCCTGGCCATCGAAAAGGCCCGGGAATACGGCCTGCTGGGAGAAAACATCTTTGGCACGGGCTTTAGTTTCGACGTAGAAATCCGGGTGGGAGCCGGCGCCTTTGTCTGCGGCGAGGAAACGGCCTTGCTGGCTTCCATTGAAGGCCGCCGCGGTGAACCAAGGCCCAGACCTCCCTTTCCCGCCCAGGAAGGCCTCTGGGGAAAGCCCACGGTGATCAACAACGTGGAAACGTGGGCAAACATTCCGCCCATTATCCTGAAAGGGCCCGAATGGTTTGCCTCGATCGGTACGGAGAAGAGCAAGGGAACGAAGGTCTTCGCCCTGGCCGGTAAAGTAAACAACACCGGTCTGGTTGAGGTGCCCATGGGTACCACCTTGAGGGAAATTATCTTTGATATTGGCGGTGGCATCCCGGGAGGCAAGCAATTCAAGGCCGCGCAGACGGGAGGCCCCTCCGGCGGTTGCATCCCGGCCCGTTACCTGGACGTGCCGGTGGATTACGAGTCGCTGACCCGGCTGGGAGCCATCATGGGTTCCGGCGGCTTAATTATCATGGATGAGGATACCTGTATGGTGGACCTGGCCCGGTTCTTCCTCGAGTTTGTCCAGGACGAGTCCTGCGGCAAGTGTTCCCCCTGCCGCATCGGCACCAAGCGCATGCTGGAGATTGTGGAGCGGATCACCCGGGGCGAAGGCCGGGATGGAGATATCGAGCTTCTGGAAGAGCTGGGGCACGGCATCAAGTCTTCCGCCCTGTGCGGCCTCGGACAAACCGCACCCAATCCCGTGCTCAGCACCATCCGCCACTTCCGTGACGAATATGAGGCCCATATATACCACAAGAAATGTCCCGCCGGAGTTTGCCGCGCCTTGATGGTGTACGCTATAGACGAAGAAAAATGCAACGGTTGCGGGCGCTGCGCCCTGGTGTGCCCGGCCGGGGCCGTTTACGGAGAGAAAAAGAAGCCCCACCGGATAGACCTGGAAAAATGCCTCCGGTGCGGCACGTGTATGGAAAAGTGCAAGTTTGGTGCTATCTATACCATTTAA
- the plsX gene encoding phosphate acyltransferase PlsX has translation MKIAVDAMGGDHAPAEIVRGAVEAAREYRQEIILVGDREKILTELGQSPPDHIEVFHAPEIITMGEQPAVAVRKKKQSSIVQAVRLVKEGEAAAMVSAGSTGAAMAASLLGLGRIQGIDRPAIASILPRSGGTTVLLDAGANVDCKPHHLLQFAIMGSLYAEKILGVPRPRVGLLNVGEEETKGNELTLATFPLLRQAKINFIGNVEGRDIFAGTVDVVVCDGFVGNIVLKAGEGLAAALLGMIKEEVTRSWLAKMGTAMAISALKCFERRIDYAEYGGAPLLGVNGVSIICHGSSTARAIKNAIKRAREAVETGLVSAIRSSIEDIAEHQKVGIS, from the coding sequence GTGAAAATTGCCGTTGATGCCATGGGCGGCGACCATGCGCCGGCAGAAATCGTGCGGGGGGCAGTGGAAGCGGCCCGGGAATACCGCCAGGAGATCATTCTGGTGGGGGACCGGGAAAAAATTCTGACCGAGCTGGGTCAGTCGCCCCCGGATCATATTGAGGTGTTCCACGCCCCGGAAATTATTACCATGGGGGAACAGCCGGCCGTAGCGGTCCGGAAAAAGAAACAGTCTTCCATTGTGCAGGCTGTCAGGCTGGTCAAGGAAGGGGAGGCAGCGGCCATGGTTTCTGCCGGCAGCACGGGAGCGGCCATGGCGGCTTCCCTTTTAGGTTTGGGACGCATCCAGGGGATTGACCGCCCGGCCATAGCCAGTATTTTACCCCGGAGTGGGGGAACCACCGTCCTTTTAGATGCGGGAGCCAACGTGGACTGCAAACCCCACCATTTACTTCAGTTTGCCATTATGGGTTCCCTGTACGCCGAAAAAATCCTTGGCGTTCCCCGGCCCCGGGTTGGCCTTTTAAATGTGGGTGAAGAAGAAACAAAGGGCAACGAACTCACCCTGGCCACCTTTCCCCTCCTGCGCCAGGCAAAAATAAACTTTATCGGCAACGTGGAGGGGCGGGATATCTTCGCCGGTACGGTAGACGTGGTAGTTTGCGATGGTTTTGTGGGGAACATTGTTTTGAAGGCCGGAGAAGGGCTGGCGGCGGCACTGCTGGGAATGATCAAGGAGGAAGTTACCAGGAGCTGGCTGGCCAAAATGGGTACGGCCATGGCCATCTCTGCTTTAAAGTGCTTTGAAAGGCGCATCGATTATGCGGAGTACGGTGGAGCACCGCTTTTAGGAGTCAACGGGGTATCCATTATCTGTCACGGCAGCTCCACTGCCCGGGCGATCAAAAACGCCATTAAAAGGGCCAGGGAAGCAGTTGAAACCGGGCTGGTAAGCGCCATCCGGAGCAGTATTGAAGACATCGCTGAGCACCAGAAAGTGGGGATAAGTTAA